GTTCTCAAAAAAGCGGTAAAATACACGTTTTCGACAGAGAAACAGGCAAAGAAATTACCTATTTTTATGCTCCAGGAATTGGAGTAGAAAATATCACGATTAAAGATGAGCAACTCTGGGTATCAGACAATCTCGAACAAACGGTTTATTGTCTCGACCGTGCCACAGGGCAAATAATTTACAGTATGTTGACCCCTTTTCAATCTCCTACGGGGTTAAGTTTTTATACGGAGGAAAGTACAGAAAAAGAAACCCTCTATGTAACCTACGCTTTTAGAGAACCCTATATTCGAGATAACCCTAATCGCGATCCCAGTCATGAAATGCAGTATCGGGATCAAACCTTCATACATCCTCTCTATTTCCATTACTACGAAGATAAAAAATATACCCTTTCTAACGGTTATCGAGTAGAAATGACCTATGTAGAAGAGATTTCACCCCTAGATCAAGTTAACCTACAGAATCTAGAATGGCGTATCGCTTTACCCACAGATACCAATCGTCAAAAAGTCATCAAAGTCGAAGCGATCGGAATACCCTTTACCGAAGAGGTTAACTCTGAAGGACAAAAAATAGCCGTTTTTAAATTTGAGCACCTCACAGGAGATACCCGCTGTATTTTCGGTTGGCGCGCGGTTATAGAATTATGGAGTCTCAAATATCAAATCACCCCTAGAGATTGCGAATCACTTCCCCCACTGTCGGAAGAATATCAACAGCGTTATCTGTTAGATGATGACGATTTAGCTATGAATACAGAAATAATCCAAAGAGCAGCCCAAGAAGCGATTAATAAAGAAACTAATTTATTACGTCAAGTCTATAACATCCGTACCTACGTTTACGATCGCCTCTCCTACGGAATGAAACCCCATATTGATACTCCAGATATAGCACTGAAACGCGGAGTAGGTTCATGTGGTGAATATTTAGGGATCTTATTAGCCTTATCTCGTTTAAATGGGATTGCTTGTCGTACCGTCGGTAGATATAAATGTCCCCAAAATCCCGAACAGAAAAACATCCCTCTGATACCTGATTATAATCACGTCTGGATGGAATTTTACCTACCTGGTTTTGGTTGGTTACCCATGGAATCTAACCCCGACGATTTATTTGATGGAGGACCATATCCTAACCGCTTTTTTATGGGTATAGCTTGGTATCATGCAGAAATGGCAAAAGGTGTACCCTTTGAAAAAGTAACCACTCAGGGAGTTCCCCTCAAGGAAATCAATATGTCTATTGGGGAATTAGCACTTAATCACGTCCAATTTGTTATTCTCGAAGAATTAATCCCTCAATAATATCTTAACCGCCTTTTTAAAAGGCGGAAAAAATATCAATTTTTCAATTCTGATCATTACTGTTTCGTAACAAAACTACAATTTGCCTAAATATTTTACTTTCCTACATTATTAATTTTACTAAGATAAATTACTCTTGCTAAAAAATGTCATAGCGATCACAAAGGTTTTAAAATCTGATTAAATCTGCAAATGATTAACTTAATTAACCTTTATACTGAATATGTACAATGAGCGACCAAATTTCCTCTAAAACATCCATCAAAGAGTGATCACTATCTAACTCCACTAGTTTTACTTGTTGATGAGTATCTCGATAAACTCGACTAGATTCTACAGGGATAACCGTATCTTTGATTCCATGTATAATTAGGGTTGGTATTTCTCTATTAAGTTCTACTTCCTGATAGTTTTGTAAATCTAACATAAATTCATAACTTAAAGGAAGTGCTA
The window above is part of the Gloeocapsa sp. DLM2.Bin57 genome. Proteins encoded here:
- a CDS encoding transglutaminase; amino-acid sequence: SQKSGKIHVFDRETGKEITYFYAPGIGVENITIKDEQLWVSDNLEQTVYCLDRATGQIIYSMLTPFQSPTGLSFYTEESTEKETLYVTYAFREPYIRDNPNRDPSHEMQYRDQTFIHPLYFHYYEDKKYTLSNGYRVEMTYVEEISPLDQVNLQNLEWRIALPTDTNRQKVIKVEAIGIPFTEEVNSEGQKIAVFKFEHLTGDTRCIFGWRAVIELWSLKYQITPRDCESLPPLSEEYQQRYLLDDDDLAMNTEIIQRAAQEAINKETNLLRQVYNIRTYVYDRLSYGMKPHIDTPDIALKRGVGSCGEYLGILLALSRLNGIACRTVGRYKCPQNPEQKNIPLIPDYNHVWMEFYLPGFGWLPMESNPDDLFDGGPYPNRFFMGIAWYHAEMAKGVPFEKVTTQGVPLKEINMSIGELALNHVQFVILEELIPQ